One segment of Pseudomonadota bacterium DNA contains the following:
- a CDS encoding VOC family protein: MKCINIHHVGMWVDNIDEVISFFTDIMGFRLLTRGPRGSIGPGERALIHAGDQQVLELLTEPNVLPRPDFPVHPIGHVVGIPHICLRVTDVPAWRQKLQAHGYAVSEQFPEAGFAHTESGLLRLIFFVGPRGIGFELFEFEEEYPLPC; the protein is encoded by the coding sequence ATGAAATGTATCAATATCCATCATGTGGGCATGTGGGTAGATAACATCGATGAAGTAATCTCTTTTTTCACTGATATAATGGGATTTCGTTTGCTGACGCGCGGGCCGCGTGGCAGTATCGGACCGGGGGAGCGAGCCCTCATTCATGCCGGCGATCAGCAGGTGCTGGAACTGCTGACGGAACCGAATGTCTTGCCACGTCCCGATTTCCCTGTTCACCCGATAGGCCATGTGGTGGGGATTCCCCATATATGCTTGAGGGTAACGGACGTACCGGCTTGGCGACAGAAGCTTCAAGCGCACGGATATGCTGTTTCGGAACAATTTCCCGAAGCAGGTTTTGCGCATACCGAGTCGGGTTTGCTCCGGTTAATCTTTTTTGTCGGCCCAAGAGGAATAGGGTTTGAATTATTCGAATTTGAGGAGGAATATCCCCTGCCCTGCTGA
- a CDS encoding LL-diaminopimelate aminotransferase gives MVKPALRVEKIPPYLFARIDKKKAEARSKGIDLIDFGIGDPDIPTPKNIIEKMKQAVEDPKNHRYPSYEGMLEFRQAVADWYKKRFDVNLDAKDEVLTLIGSKEGIAHMPWAYIESGDIALIPSPGYPVYKIMTLLTGGIPYIMPLREENGFLPVFDEIPEDILHKAKIMFINYPNNPTGAHAGDDFYKKVIKIARKYDILICHDAAYSEIAYDGYKPRSILEFDKDKQFSVEFHSLSKTYCMTGWRIGFAVGNKDAIFNLGKLKTNIDSGVFQAIQYAGIEALTGSQDSVEEIKKTFQRRRDLVVDGLKSVGINVAKPLATFYIWAKVPEGYTSADFCEKLIGETGIVVTPGSGFGDEGEGYFRISITINEERIKEAVKRLKALKF, from the coding sequence ATGGTAAAACCGGCGTTAAGAGTAGAAAAAATTCCACCTTACTTATTTGCAAGAATCGATAAAAAGAAGGCAGAGGCGCGAAGCAAAGGCATCGACCTCATAGATTTTGGCATTGGCGATCCCGATATCCCTACCCCGAAAAACATCATTGAAAAAATGAAACAGGCCGTTGAAGACCCGAAGAATCACCGCTATCCAAGCTATGAAGGGATGCTTGAGTTCAGACAGGCAGTTGCAGACTGGTACAAGAAAAGATTCGATGTGAATCTCGACGCGAAAGATGAGGTCTTAACCCTGATCGGCTCAAAAGAAGGAATTGCCCATATGCCGTGGGCTTATATTGAAAGCGGGGACATAGCCCTTATTCCATCTCCGGGATATCCTGTATATAAGATTATGACACTGCTTACGGGCGGTATCCCCTACATCATGCCTCTCAGGGAGGAGAATGGCTTTTTGCCCGTATTTGATGAGATTCCGGAAGATATTCTGCATAAAGCAAAAATCATGTTCATAAATTACCCGAACAACCCTACAGGCGCACACGCCGGTGATGACTTCTACAAAAAGGTCATTAAGATTGCAAGAAAGTACGATATTCTTATCTGTCATGATGCGGCATACAGTGAAATTGCTTACGACGGATATAAACCAAGAAGTATCCTTGAGTTTGATAAAGACAAACAATTCTCTGTCGAATTCCACTCCTTATCAAAGACTTACTGTATGACAGGCTGGAGAATCGGTTTTGCGGTGGGCAATAAGGATGCCATATTCAACCTCGGAAAATTAAAAACTAATATTGATTCCGGTGTGTTCCAGGCTATTCAGTATGCAGGCATTGAAGCTCTGACCGGCAGTCAGGATTCTGTTGAAGAAATCAAGAAAACGTTTCAGCGCCGGAGGGATCTGGTTGTGGATGGTCTGAAGTCGGTTGGCATCAATGTAGCAAAACCGCTTGCAACATTCTATATATGGGCAAAAGTTCCCGAAGGTTATACATCGGCTGATTTCTGTGAAAAACTCATCGGGGAGACGGGAATAGTGGTAACGCCGGGCAGCGGATTTGGCGATGAAGGTGAAGGTTATTTCAGGATTTCCATAACGATAAATGAGGAACGGATAAAGGAAGCAGTGAAGAGGCTGAAAGCCCTGAAATTCTGA
- a CDS encoding TldD/PmbA family protein, with amino-acid sequence MFDNNRVLQSLMEGNGLYGDIFTEERAYTHIQRESSRFEKIEKGMDKGVGLRVITPWKSFFASTNSFETDNLIALAKELNRFTKEKTSVDLKEANPILTHYPFSLSVDPQDVEIQQKLNMVQHAELLARGLEKRIKQVRIVYRDTKQRVTIHNSENECINDERHQVVFNIFLVAEDKGEMQTSYDAIGGFYGFEFFTEARIEEIVTKTAKRLTGLLEAREAPMGMKTVVLASEAGGTMIHEAIGHGLEADLAMEGLSCYKGMLNKKIASPLIHVVDDATVPNMRGTYACDDEGTPSEKTVLVENGILKNYMFDRFHALKYKTRSTGNGRRESFRYKPIPRMSNTMISPGSDDPAQIIASVDDGVYVVKMGGGQVDTVRGDFVFEIQEGYIIEKGSIGPMIKNATLMGNGLKVLQGIDMVGNDLGFGIGTCGKDGQGVPVSDAQPTLRIPEIVVGGK; translated from the coding sequence ATGTTTGACAACAACAGGGTTTTGCAATCTCTCATGGAGGGAAATGGTCTGTACGGGGATATCTTCACTGAAGAAAGGGCTTATACCCACATACAGCGCGAGTCTTCCAGGTTTGAAAAGATAGAGAAGGGGATGGATAAAGGTGTGGGGCTCAGGGTGATAACCCCCTGGAAGTCGTTTTTTGCCTCTACCAACTCTTTTGAAACGGACAATCTTATTGCACTGGCAAAAGAGCTTAACAGGTTTACAAAAGAGAAGACATCAGTGGATCTGAAAGAGGCCAATCCAATTCTGACCCATTATCCCTTTTCTTTGAGCGTTGATCCACAGGATGTAGAAATACAACAAAAACTAAATATGGTTCAGCATGCAGAATTGCTTGCCAGAGGACTGGAAAAGAGAATAAAGCAGGTAAGGATAGTCTATAGGGATACAAAACAGCGGGTTACAATCCACAACAGCGAGAATGAGTGTATCAATGACGAAAGACATCAGGTTGTGTTCAATATATTTCTTGTGGCCGAAGATAAGGGCGAGATGCAAACCTCGTATGATGCCATAGGAGGTTTTTACGGTTTTGAATTCTTTACGGAAGCAAGGATTGAAGAGATTGTCACAAAAACCGCAAAAAGACTTACGGGGCTACTCGAAGCAAGAGAGGCGCCAATGGGCATGAAAACCGTTGTGCTTGCATCTGAAGCAGGCGGAACGATGATTCACGAGGCTATCGGTCACGGACTTGAAGCAGACCTTGCAATGGAAGGGCTATCCTGCTATAAAGGGATGCTGAACAAAAAAATTGCCTCTCCTCTCATTCATGTTGTGGATGATGCAACCGTACCGAATATGCGTGGAACATATGCCTGTGATGACGAAGGCACACCGTCAGAAAAAACCGTCCTTGTTGAAAACGGGATTCTGAAGAATTACATGTTTGACAGATTCCACGCCTTAAAGTACAAAACACGCTCAACCGGCAACGGACGCAGAGAGTCTTTCCGGTATAAGCCCATACCAAGGATGAGCAACACCATGATTTCACCGGGTAGCGATGACCCTGCACAGATTATTGCTTCTGTGGATGACGGCGTATATGTTGTAAAAATGGGTGGAGGTCAGGTAGATACGGTAAGGGGTGATTTTGTTTTTGAGATTCAGGAAGGCTATATTATTGAAAAAGGCAGCATAGGCCCTATGATTAAAAACGCAACATTGATGGGCAACGGCCTTAAAGTTCTGCAGGGGATTGATATGGTAGGAAACGACCTGGGTTTCGGTATTGGAACCTGTGGTAAAGACGGGCAGGGCGTTCCCGTTTCAGATGCACAGCCTACCCTGAGAATACCGGAAATAGTTGTAGGGGGGAAATAG
- a CDS encoding DUF4911 domain-containing protein — MERTKRFIINRDGISFFKSILESYEDLGIFSVLDGNRGLIEISYTHYFEDDLRMIIEDMAHYGIVFYEVNDV, encoded by the coding sequence GTGGAGAGAACAAAGAGATTCATTATCAACAGAGACGGTATCAGTTTTTTTAAATCGATCCTGGAATCATATGAGGACCTTGGCATTTTCTCAGTCCTTGATGGCAACAGAGGATTGATAGAGATATCCTATACACATTATTTTGAAGATGATTTACGAATGATCATAGAGGATATGGCGCATTATGGCATTGTATTCTACGAGGTGAACGATGTTTGA
- a CDS encoding 2-hydroxyacyl-CoA dehydratase — MDKQKTIGFTTTIPVEIIFASGNTPCDLNNVFITDSNPMHYIERAEKDGFPKSMCNWVKGIYGVVMEEHVDTVIAVIEGDCSNTLALSEILRYKGIKVIPFAYPYDRDRKILKREIEKLTKEFSADIEVFTVVDKEIEGVRSNLALIDRMTWHDKVVTGQENHLWLVRASDMLGDYKKYNIMAEEFIKDAQKRKEIKGINIGYIGVPPILLDLYEFCESNGAHVVYNETQRQFALPYSSKNIVKRYLNYTYPYGIFYRIADIQGEIKRRNLKGLIHYVQAFCYRIMEDVILRDMLDIPVITVEGDLPRRLDTRTKLRIEAFIEMLGNR; from the coding sequence ATGGATAAACAAAAAACAATCGGGTTTACAACAACTATACCTGTAGAAATTATTTTTGCATCAGGGAACACGCCATGCGATCTCAATAATGTTTTTATAACAGACTCTAATCCCATGCACTATATCGAAAGAGCAGAGAAAGACGGGTTCCCTAAAAGTATGTGCAATTGGGTAAAAGGCATCTACGGTGTTGTTATGGAAGAACATGTCGATACCGTTATAGCAGTTATTGAAGGTGATTGCAGCAACACCCTGGCCCTCTCCGAGATATTAAGATATAAGGGCATAAAGGTGATTCCCTTTGCCTATCCATATGACCGGGATAGAAAAATTTTGAAAAGGGAAATTGAAAAACTGACAAAGGAATTTTCTGCTGATATAGAGGTATTCACCGTTGTCGATAAAGAGATTGAAGGGGTCAGGTCAAACCTTGCGTTGATAGACAGGATGACATGGCATGATAAGGTTGTTACAGGCCAGGAAAATCACCTTTGGCTGGTTAGGGCATCGGATATGCTTGGTGACTATAAAAAATATAATATTATGGCAGAAGAATTCATTAAAGATGCTCAAAAACGGAAAGAGATAAAGGGCATTAACATCGGGTATATCGGGGTGCCGCCCATATTGCTTGACCTCTATGAGTTTTGTGAATCTAACGGGGCACATGTGGTCTATAATGAGACGCAGAGACAGTTTGCCCTTCCATACTCTTCAAAAAACATTGTGAAGAGATATCTGAATTATACCTATCCTTATGGGATATTTTACAGGATTGCCGATATTCAAGGGGAGATAAAAAGGCGTAATCTTAAAGGCCTGATACATTATGTGCAGGCCTTCTGTTACAGGATTATGGAAGATGTGATTTTAAGGGACATGCTCGATATTCCGGTTATTACCGTAGAAGGTGATCTCCCGAGGAGGCTTGATACAAGGACAAAATTGAGAATAGAAGCCTTTATTGAGATGCTGGGAAACAGGTAA